From one Gossypium hirsutum isolate 1008001.06 chromosome D08, Gossypium_hirsutum_v2.1, whole genome shotgun sequence genomic stretch:
- the LOC107933811 gene encoding nucleolar complex protein 2 homolog, with the protein MGEKGKKSKTMSKSPSAAKEHKEQLERLQKKDPEFYQYLQQYGKDLLTFDDEDEDFDDDAEVDMEDAENQLDDETYQHDIPEEEEKPSKNVLTTEMVNSWCKSIREDEKLSAVHSIMKAFRTACHYGDDTGTDSSAKFAVMSSSVFNKIMLFTLSEMDRILRKLLNLPASGGKKETIIELMNTKQWKNYNHLVKSYLGNALHVLNQMTDTKMISFTLRRLQYSSVFLAAFPSLLRKYIKVALHFWGTGGDALPVVSFLFLRDLCVRLGSDCLDECFRGIYKAYVLNCHFVNASKLQHIQFLANCVIELIRVDLPTAYQHAFVFIRQLAMLLRDALNMKTKEAYRKVYEWKFINCLELWTGAICTYSSEADFRPLAYPLTQIISGVARLVPTARYFPLRLRCVKMLNRISAATGTFIPVSMLLLDMLEMKELNRPPTGGVGKAVDLRTTLKASKPILKTRAFQEACVISVVEELAEHLAQWSYSVAFFELSFIPAVRLRSFCKCTKVERFRKEMRHLIRKIEANDEFTNERRASVTFLPNDNAATSFLEDEKKMGTSPLSQYVTTLRQRAQQRNDSMMESSVLVGEKSAVFGKKLDQIPDSDEEDDIKNDDGATVFSSSWLPGGDSRANLPKEEEKKKKKKKKRKKGMEQDEGVGDDEDVVEDLVLSSDEDEDEDEDEEDTAEEDGNEEQLGGSRQQNKKQKPKNLSNKNVRPHHHAKNNKSKKRKRAKLN; encoded by the exons ATGGGAGAGAAGGgcaaaaaaagtaaaacaatGTCAAAATCTCCAAGTGCTGCTAAAGAACATAAAGAGCAGCTTGAAAGGCTCCAGAAAAAG GATCCAGAGTTCTACCAGTACTTGCAACAATACGGCAAAGACCTTCTTACGtttgatgatgaagatgaagatttTGAC GATGATGCTGAAGTTGACATGGAAGATGCAGAAAACCAGTTGGATGATGAGACTTATCAGCATGATATCCCTGAGGAAGAGGAGAAACCATCCAAAAACGTTTTAACTACTGAAATGGTTAATTCTTGGTGTAAGTCAATCCGAGAGGATGAGAAACTAAGTGCAGTCCATTCTATTATGAAGGCTTTTAGGACTGCTTGTCACTATGGTGATGATACTGGGACCGACTCTTCAGCTAAGTTTGCTGTCATGTCAAGCAGtgtatttaacaaaataatgttGTTTACACTATCTGAAATGGATAGAATACTCCGCAAATTGTTGAACCTTCCTGCTTCTGGCGGAAAGAAAGAGACCATAATTGAGCTAATGAACACAAAACAATGGAAGAACTATAACCACTTAGTGAAGTCGTATCTTGGAAATGCCCTACACGTTTTGAACCAAATGACTGACACAAAAATGATATCATTCACTTTAAGGCGTCTCCAGTATTCGTCTGTGTTTTTGGCTGCTTTTCCAAGCCTTCTCAGGAAATACATCAAG GTAGCACTTCACTTTTGGGGTACAGGAGGTGATGCTCTGCCTGTTGTCTCCTTTCTATTTCTTAGAGATCTTTGTGTTCGCCTAGGATCAGATTGTTTAGATGAATGTTTCAGAGGGATCTACAAAGCCTATGTTTTGAACTGCCACTTCGTTAATGCATCTAAATTACAGCATATCCAATTTCTCGCCAATTGTGTCATAGAACTTATTCGAGTGGACCTCCCAACGGCATATCAACATGCATTTGTTTTTATCAGACAATTAGCAATGCTTCTCCGGGATGCACTCAACATGAAAACTAAG GAAGCATACCGCAAGGTTTATGAATGGAAGTTTATTAACTGTCTTGAACTTTGGACTGGAGCTATCTGTACCTATAGCTCAGAAGCTGATTTTAGGCCGCTTGCTTATCCATTGACCCAAATTATTTCTGGGGTTGCCCGTCTAGTTCCAACTGCTCGATATTTTCCGCTTAGACTGAGGTGTGTTAAAATGCTGAACCGCATTTCTGCAGCTACTGGTACGTTTATTCCTGTTTCTATGCTTCTTTTGGACATGCTGGAGATGAAAGAGTTAAATAGACCTCCCACTGGAGGTGTTGGCAAAGCCGTTGATTTACGTACAACACTCAAG GCAAGCAAGCCCATTCTAAAGACACGAGCCTTCCAGGAGGCATGTGTGATTTCTGTGGTTGAAGAGCTCGCTGAACATTTAGCTCAATGGAGCTATTCTGTTGCTTTCTTTGAATTGTCTTTTATTCCAGCTGTGAGGCTGCGTTCCTTCTGCAAATGTACTAAAGTTGAAAGATTCCGAAAAGAAATGAGGCATCTTATTCGTAAG ATTGAGGCTAATGATGAGTTTACTAATGAAAGGCGTGCATCAGTTACATTTCTACCAAATGATAATGCAGCAACTTCTTTTCTTGAG GATGAGAAAAAGATGGGGACTAGTCCTCTCTCACAGTATGTTACAACACTGCGTCAAAGAGCACAACAGAGAAATGATTCAATGATGGAATCCAG TGTTCTTGTTGGCGAAAAGTCTGCTGTTTTTGGTAAAAAGCTTGATCAGATCCCTGatagtgatgaagaagatgatatcaaGAATGACGATGGTGCTACAGTTTTTAGTTCCTCCTGGTTACCTGGAGGTGATTCCAG GGCCAATCTCCCaaaggaggaggagaagaaaaagaagaagaagaagaagaggaagaaagggATGGAACAAGATGAAGGGGTTGGTGACGATGAAGATGTTGTGGAAGACTTGGTGCTTAGTTcggatgaagatgaagatgaagatgaagatgaagaagataCTGCCGAGGAAGACGGCAATGAAGAGCAGCTAGGTGGTAGCAGACAGCAGAACAAGAAGCAAAAACCTAAGAATTTATCAAACAAGAATGTAAGACCTCATCATCAcgcaaaaaataataaatcaaagaagagaaaaagagctAAGCTGAATTAA
- the LOC107933805 gene encoding alkaline/neutral invertase A, mitochondrial isoform X2: MSVMNFIRNSPMKLPSRVLNLRNSSFFGFRHWFHHPFPCEQKLFCKTNAFLPNFSYNSQFHAYPSRFLPFRRVINNTKKPNWSTSLDLSQSGSVSRPYVSTDVRVASRVRDLSTSVETRVKDQNLDKFYLQNGINVNPFVVERIEKDENVLGGEVPVAEDVNNVKNIGEALEGRKSGIKVESDIEKEAWNLLRGAVVTYCGSPVGTVAANDPGDKQPLNYDQVFIRDFVPSALAFLLKGEGEIVKNFLLHTLQLQSWEKTVDCYSPGQGLMPASFKVRTVPLDGNKFEEVLDPDFGESAIGRVAPVDSGLWWIILLRAYGKITGDCTLQERVDVQTGIKLILNLCLADGFDMFPSLLVTDGSCMIDRRMGIHGHPLEIQALFYAALRSSLEMLTANESSKNLIRAINNRLSALSFHIREYYWVDMKKINEIYRYKTEEYSMDATNKFNIYPEQIPSWLMDWIPEEGGYLIGNLQPAHMDFRFFTLGNLWSIVSSLGTPKQNEAILNLVEAKWGDIVGHMPLKILYPAVENEEWRIITGSDPKNTSLWLASRCAD, translated from the exons ATGAGCGTCATGAATTTTATCCGCAATTCCCCTATGAAGCTTCCTTCAAGGGTCCTAAACCTCCGAAACTCATCGTTTTTCGGGTTCAGACATTGGTTTCATCATCCCTTTCCTTGTGAGCAAAAGCTTTTCTGCAAGACCAATGCTTTTCTTCCGAATTTCAGTTACAACTCTCAATTCCACGCCTACCCTTCTCGATTCTTACCCTTTAGACGCGTTATCAATAATACGAAGAAGCCGAATTGGTCAACAAGTTTGGATCTCTCTCAATCCGGGTCAGTTTCTAGGCCTTACGTCTCTACTGATGTCAGGGTAGCATCAAGGGTGAGAGATCTCTCAACATCGGTTGAAACCCGCGTAAAAGACCAGAATTTGGACAAATTTTACTTGCAAAACGGCATCAATGTGAATCCGTTTGTTGTTGAAAGGATTGAAAAGGATGAGAACGTTTTAGGAGGAGAAGTTCCTGTAGCTGAAGATGTAAACAACGTGAAGAACATCGGGGAGGCTTTGGAGGGAAGGAAGAGTGGAATTAAAGTTGAGAGCGACATTGAAAAGGAGGCATGGAATTTGTTGAGAGGTGCAGTTGTGACGTATTGTGGATCCCCTGTTGGTACAGTGGCTGCAAACGATCCAGGTGACAAGCAGCCCTTGAATTATGATCAGGTTTTCATTCGTGATTTTGTGCCTTCGGCTTTGGCTTTCTTGCTTAAAGGTGAAGGAGAGATTGTCAAGAATTTTCTCCTCCATACCTTGCAGTTGCAG AGTTGGGAGAAAACTGTGGACTGCTATAGTCCTGGACAGGGTTTGATGCCAGCTAGTTTTAAGGTCAGAACTGTACCTCTTGATGGTAATAAGTTTGAGGAAGTACTGGATCCAGATTTTGGAGAATCAGCTATTGGTCGTGTTGCCCCAGTGGACTCTG GATTGTGGTGGATTATATTGCTGAGGGCATATGGGAAGATCACTGGTGATTGTACGTTGCAAGAGAGAGTGGATGTTCAAACAGGAATAAAACTGATCCTCAACTTGTGTTTAGCTGATGGATTTGATATGTTTCCTTCTCTGTTAGTCACTGATGGATCCTGCATGATAGACAGAAGGATGGGCATTCATGGTCATCCCCTTGAGATCCAG GCTTTGTTTTATGCTGCTCTACGTTCTTCTCTTGAGATGCTCACTGCAAATGAAAGTTCCAAGAATTTGATAAGAGCTATCAATAATCGACTGAGTGCACTATCATTCCACATTAGAGAATACTACTGGGTTGACATGAAAAAGATTAATGAGATTTACCGATATAAGACAGAAGAGTATTCCATGGATGCTACcaacaaattcaatatttatCCCGAGCAAATTCCTTCATGGCTTATGGATTGGATACCTGAAGAAGGTGGGTATCTAATTGGCAATCTACAGCCAGCTCACATGGATTTTAGGTTCTTCACACTTGGGAATCTCTGGTCCATTGTTTCATCACTGGGCACTCCAAAGCAGAATGAAGCTATTCTCAACTTAGTTGAAGCCAAATGGGGTGATATTGTGGGACATATGCCTCTCAAGATATTATATCCTGCAGTGGAGAATGAAGAGTGGCGCATAATAACTGGCAGTGATCCAAAGAATAC TTCACTTTGGCTTGCATCAAGATGCGCAGATTAG
- the LOC107933805 gene encoding alkaline/neutral invertase A, mitochondrial isoform X1 gives MSVMNFIRNSPMKLPSRVLNLRNSSFFGFRHWFHHPFPCEQKLFCKTNAFLPNFSYNSQFHAYPSRFLPFRRVINNTKKPNWSTSLDLSQSGSVSRPYVSTDVRVASRVRDLSTSVETRVKDQNLDKFYLQNGINVNPFVVERIEKDENVLGGEVPVAEDVNNVKNIGEALEGRKSGIKVESDIEKEAWNLLRGAVVTYCGSPVGTVAANDPGDKQPLNYDQVFIRDFVPSALAFLLKGEGEIVKNFLLHTLQLQSWEKTVDCYSPGQGLMPASFKVRTVPLDGNKFEEVLDPDFGESAIGRVAPVDSGLWWIILLRAYGKITGDCTLQERVDVQTGIKLILNLCLADGFDMFPSLLVTDGSCMIDRRMGIHGHPLEIQALFYAALRSSLEMLTANESSKNLIRAINNRLSALSFHIREYYWVDMKKINEIYRYKTEEYSMDATNKFNIYPEQIPSWLMDWIPEEGGYLIGNLQPAHMDFRFFTLGNLWSIVSSLGTPKQNEAILNLVEAKWGDIVGHMPLKILYPAVENEEWRIITGSDPKNTPWSYHNGGSWPTLLWQFTLACIKMRRLELAEKAVALAEKRLSIDHWPEYYDTRNGKFIGKQSRLYQTWSIAGFLTSKMMLENPKTASLLFWDEDYNLLEICVCGLSKSGRKKCSRGAARSQILI, from the exons ATGAGCGTCATGAATTTTATCCGCAATTCCCCTATGAAGCTTCCTTCAAGGGTCCTAAACCTCCGAAACTCATCGTTTTTCGGGTTCAGACATTGGTTTCATCATCCCTTTCCTTGTGAGCAAAAGCTTTTCTGCAAGACCAATGCTTTTCTTCCGAATTTCAGTTACAACTCTCAATTCCACGCCTACCCTTCTCGATTCTTACCCTTTAGACGCGTTATCAATAATACGAAGAAGCCGAATTGGTCAACAAGTTTGGATCTCTCTCAATCCGGGTCAGTTTCTAGGCCTTACGTCTCTACTGATGTCAGGGTAGCATCAAGGGTGAGAGATCTCTCAACATCGGTTGAAACCCGCGTAAAAGACCAGAATTTGGACAAATTTTACTTGCAAAACGGCATCAATGTGAATCCGTTTGTTGTTGAAAGGATTGAAAAGGATGAGAACGTTTTAGGAGGAGAAGTTCCTGTAGCTGAAGATGTAAACAACGTGAAGAACATCGGGGAGGCTTTGGAGGGAAGGAAGAGTGGAATTAAAGTTGAGAGCGACATTGAAAAGGAGGCATGGAATTTGTTGAGAGGTGCAGTTGTGACGTATTGTGGATCCCCTGTTGGTACAGTGGCTGCAAACGATCCAGGTGACAAGCAGCCCTTGAATTATGATCAGGTTTTCATTCGTGATTTTGTGCCTTCGGCTTTGGCTTTCTTGCTTAAAGGTGAAGGAGAGATTGTCAAGAATTTTCTCCTCCATACCTTGCAGTTGCAG AGTTGGGAGAAAACTGTGGACTGCTATAGTCCTGGACAGGGTTTGATGCCAGCTAGTTTTAAGGTCAGAACTGTACCTCTTGATGGTAATAAGTTTGAGGAAGTACTGGATCCAGATTTTGGAGAATCAGCTATTGGTCGTGTTGCCCCAGTGGACTCTG GATTGTGGTGGATTATATTGCTGAGGGCATATGGGAAGATCACTGGTGATTGTACGTTGCAAGAGAGAGTGGATGTTCAAACAGGAATAAAACTGATCCTCAACTTGTGTTTAGCTGATGGATTTGATATGTTTCCTTCTCTGTTAGTCACTGATGGATCCTGCATGATAGACAGAAGGATGGGCATTCATGGTCATCCCCTTGAGATCCAG GCTTTGTTTTATGCTGCTCTACGTTCTTCTCTTGAGATGCTCACTGCAAATGAAAGTTCCAAGAATTTGATAAGAGCTATCAATAATCGACTGAGTGCACTATCATTCCACATTAGAGAATACTACTGGGTTGACATGAAAAAGATTAATGAGATTTACCGATATAAGACAGAAGAGTATTCCATGGATGCTACcaacaaattcaatatttatCCCGAGCAAATTCCTTCATGGCTTATGGATTGGATACCTGAAGAAGGTGGGTATCTAATTGGCAATCTACAGCCAGCTCACATGGATTTTAGGTTCTTCACACTTGGGAATCTCTGGTCCATTGTTTCATCACTGGGCACTCCAAAGCAGAATGAAGCTATTCTCAACTTAGTTGAAGCCAAATGGGGTGATATTGTGGGACATATGCCTCTCAAGATATTATATCCTGCAGTGGAGAATGAAGAGTGGCGCATAATAACTGGCAGTGATCCAAAGAATAC CCCTTGGTCCTACCATAATGGTGGATCTTGGCCAACACTTCTCTGGCAG TTCACTTTGGCTTGCATCAAGATGCGCAGATTAGAACTAGCTGAGAAGGCAGTTGCTTTGGCAGAGAAGAGGCTTTCAATTGATCATTGGCCTGAATATTATGACACTCGAAATGGAAAGTTTATTGGAAAGCAATCCCGACTTTACCAAACATGGAGTATTGCCGGTTTCCTGACCTCTAAAATGATGTTGGAGAATCCAAAGACGGCTTCTTTGTTATTCTGGGATGAGGACTACAATCTTCTAGAGATCTGTGTTTGTGGTCTTAGCAAAAGCGGCCGGAAGAAATGTTCTCGTGGTGCTGCCAGATCTCAGATACTCATATAA